One window from the genome of Crassostrea angulata isolate pt1a10 chromosome 2, ASM2561291v2, whole genome shotgun sequence encodes:
- the LOC128174746 gene encoding uncharacterized protein F54H12.2-like, with translation MAFLSDKITDIGLPAELALFTVPPNQVAVDKIYFSECRPVSSFDTEDAPIEISVPGQGNEYIELRRSRLYVKCKIVKTDGAALASQEKTGIINLPLQTMWSQIDTYMNGKLVSLNTSYYAWKAYLKLLLSSGSDVSQSQLQSQLYYPDDDDMDNPDTYGGNNGGLNNRYAFTQNSQIFDMEGPLYEDIFRTDKYLINGVDLHLKLFRNPAAFVLMSKEASPSYKLQLLDVSFKACMIKVDSGILINHAEILKEKTAKYPLTRTEVKMSTCPKGSGSFIWQNVWSNTLPTKAAFCFILQKAVNGNYEKNPFNFQNLAEEIALYVNGESMPARPMKIDVGANQNYVTLFVNLFEAAEKWNKDAGLEVTRSQFG, from the coding sequence ATGGCCTTTTTAAGTGACAAAATTACAGACATTGGACTTCCGGCAGAATTGGCTTTATTTACCGTTCCACCCAATCAAGTAGCGGtggataaaatttatttcagtgAATGCAGACCTGTAAGTTCCTTCGATACGGAGGACGCTCCGATCGAGATATCGGTGCCTGGGCAGGGTAATGAGTACATAGAATTAAGAAGAAGCCGCCTGTACGTAAAATGTAAGATTGTTAAAACCGACGGTGCAGCCTTGGCATCACAGGAAAAAACGGGGATCATTAATTTGCCACTGCAAACCATGTGGTCTCAGATAGACACTTATATGAACGGAAAACTTGTGTCCCTCAATACTAGCTACTATGCTTGGAAAGCCTACCTAAAACTTCTCCTTTCGAGCGGCAGTGATGTCTCTCAATCCCAGTTACAGTCCCAACTGTACTATCCAGACGACGACGACATGGACAATCCGGATACATACGGAGGCAACAACGGGGGCCTTAACAATCGCTATGCATTTACTCAAAACAGCCAAATATTTGACATGGAAGGTCCATTGTATGAGGATATATTCAGAACTGATAAATACTTGATCAATGGGGTAGATTTACACTTGAAACTGTTTAGAAACCCCGCTGCCTTTGTCTTGATGAGCAAAGAAGCCTCCCCTAGCTACAAGTTGCAGTTACTAGACGTGTCCTTTAAAGCATGCATGATTAAGGTGGACAGTGGAATTTTGATCAACCATGCTGAAATCTTGAAAGAGAAGACGGCCAAATACCCCCTGACTAGAACCGAAGTAAAAATGAGCACCTGTCCTAAAGGTTCTGGATCGTTTATTTGGCAGAACGTTTGGTCCAACACTTTACCAACCAAAGCTGCATTCTGTTTCATTCTTCAGAAAGCCGTTAATGGAAATTATGAGAAGAACCCATTCAACTTTCAGAACTTGGCAGAAGAAATTGCACTTTACGTAAACGGGGAAAGCATGCCAGCCCGACCCATGAAAATCGACGTAGGGGCCAATCAAAATTACGTGAcactttttgtcaatttatttgaAGCGGCTGAGAAATGGAACAAAGATGCCGGCTTGGAAGTCACAAGAAGCCAGTTTGGCTAA
- the LOC128174744 gene encoding uncharacterized protein LOC128174744 produces MRLAELPKAFGLRELKKGYFPHFFNTKENAYYVGSYPAAHFYGNDMMNAKERKDFLIWHQDKLEKNMIFDFDREILDYCRSDVDILRQACLKFREILMKITGKEEVVFEDEMPEKKLIGGVDPFQCTTIAGVCMEVFKSKFLQEEWRVKVRGNDGISDWLQALRLQGDFSILFKEHWVTGEELQNQEYVIEESEFVSSSISQIPSTGYAPFLGQYSCVSIQWLSWIQEDHFKKTGHRLYIQHALNEGEFRLPGTKYLLDGYCPETNTAYEFHGCYWHGCPTCFPTQRQQLKHITTKHSMNELLTMTLKKREYIQSLGMKYVYIWEHDFENFLKQNQDASDYVHSLNLQERLDPRKSFFGGRTNAVKMYYQVKEGEKIHYLDFCSLYPSVNKYGRYPIKEPKIITSNFTEITDYFGLVKVKILPPRQLYHPVLPQKINGKLTFALCRTCSEQQQQNPCQCRYEDRANTGVFCTPEIEKAIECGYQILQIYEVYHWDETSQYNAETESNGLFGEYINLFLKIKQEASGWPEWVHTEEDAVKYMEEYALREDLEIRNQKSGHFLVNLPVSYNPKNTLQNLIREDLIITHTGLQKEKKYAKSKDLP; encoded by the exons ATGAGATTGGCTGAACTACCCAAGGCATTCGGTTTACGAGAGCTAAAGAAAGGGTACTTCCCTCATTTCTTTAACACTAAAGAAAATGCCTACTATGTTGGATCCTACCCTGCAGCTCATTTTTACGGAAATGACATGATGAATGCTAAAGAACGCAAAGACTTTCTAATCTGGCATCAGGATAAATTGGAGAAAAACATGATCTTTGACTTTGATCGAGAAATTTTAGATTACTGCCGTAGTGATGTGGACATACTCAGACAAGCTTGTTTGAAATTCAGAGAAATTCTTATGAAAATCACAGGAAAAGAAGAAGTGGTATTTGAGGATGAAATGCcagagaaaaaattaattggAGGCGTGGATCCTTTTCAATGCACGACCATTGCTGGGGTTTGCATGGAAGTGTTTAAAAGCAAATTTCTTCAAGAAGAATGGCGTGTCAAAGTTAGAGGCAATGATGGAATAAGTGATTGGCTACAGGCCCTCCGACTGCAAGGGGACTTTTCCATTTTATTCAAGGAACATTGGGTTACGGGTGAAGAGTTACAGAATCAAGAATACGTAATAGAAGAATCTGAATTTGTTAGTTCATCTATTTCACAAATCCCTTCCACGGGTTATGCCCCTTTTCTCGGACAATATAGTTGCGTATCGATACAGTGGCTCTCATGGATACAAGAAGATCATTTCAAAAAGACAGGGCACCGGCTCTACATACAGCATGCCTTAAATGAGGGTGAATTTCGACTGCCGGGTACCAAATACTTATTAGATGGATATTGCCCCGAAACCAACACTGCATACGAATTTCATGGGTGTTACTGGCACGGATGTCCCACATGTTTTCCTACTCAGCGTCAGCAACTTAAACATATAACAACCAAACACTCCATGAACGAGTTACTGACCATGACCTTAAAAAAGAGAGAATACATTCAATCGTTGGGTATGAAATATGTCTACATTTGGGAGCATGATTTTGAAAACTTCCTGAAACAGAACCAAGACGCATCTGATTATGTTCATTCCCTAAACCTGCAAGAAAGGTTAGACCCTAGAAAATCTTTCTTTGGAGGAAGAACAAATGCTGTTAAAATGTACTACCAGGTCAAGGAAGGTGAAAAAATCCACTATCTTGATTTTTGTTCTCTTTACCCCTCGGTCAACAAGTATGGTAGATATCCCATTAAAGAACCAAAAATCATTACAAGCAATTTTACGGAAATTACAGACTATTTTGGGTTGGTCAAAGTCAAAATTTTACCTCCTAGACAATTGTATCACCCTGTGTTGCCTCAAAAAATTAACGGAAAATTAACTTTTGCTCTGTGTCGTACCTGCTCggagcaacaacaacaaaatccatGTCAGTGCAGATACGAAGACCGAGCAAATACAGGAGTATTTTGTACACCAGAAATTGAAAAAGCCATAGAATGCGGTTACCAAATTCTACAGATATACGAGGTCTATCATTGGGATGAAACTTCACAGTACAATGCAGAGACTGAAAGCAATGGTCTGTTTGGCGAATATATCAACCTATTTTTAAAGATCAAACAAGAAGCCAGCGGCTGGCCTGAGTGGGTGCATACCGAGGAAGACGCAGTGAAGTACATGGAAGAATACGCTCTTCGAGAAG ACCTGGAGATCAGGAACCAAAAGTCGGGTCATTTCTTGGTCAACTTACCAGTGAGTTACAACCCAAAGAATACATTACAGAATTTGATTCGGGAGGACCTAATAATTACGCATACAGGACTTCAGAAGGAAAAGAAGTATGCAAAATCAAAGGATTTACCCTAA
- the LOC128174743 gene encoding uncharacterized protein LOC128174743, with amino-acid sequence MHEDGHNRLMLSNNDDDDSINTFFLCGYCGLLFDDDNEGQRHESEHGLHHDGVKGATSHSKNNKDQEHHCHHCDKVMSNEQDLMCHELAHDLDQMDYSGKGPWSPLIPNSTCEPMEEDHVADQEMTPDSMETDEASTSTRTNTYQIGFGGVKKIPYTIQKVGERTIMKNNAIDINYNIRLNAENPEQGMRLTDLLRELEDMFDNILNETARRLDLFLDLGRVIIHHMGLYNPVCQCHYW; translated from the exons ATGCATGAAGATGGACATAACCGTCTAATGCTATcgaataatgatgatgatgactcG ATAAACACCTTCTTCTTATGCGGATACTGTGGATTATTGTTTGACGATGACAACGAAGGTCAAAGACACGAGAGTGAACACGGACTTCATCATGACGGTGTAAAGGGGGCAACATCCCACtcaaaaaa TAACAAG GATCAAGAACATCATTGCCACCACTGTGATAAAGTAATGAGCAATGAACAAGACCTGATGTGTCACGAATTAGCTCATGATTTGGATCAAATGGATTACAGCGGTAAAGGTCCATGGTCCCCGTTGATTCCCAATTCAACATGTGAACCTATGGAAGAGGATCATGTTGCAGATCAAGAAATGACTCCTGATTCCATGGAAACCGATGAAGCATCAACCTCTACAAGAACCAACACATATCAGATTGGTTTTGGCggtgtgaaaaaaataccatataCCATTCAAAAAGTAGGAGAACGAactataatgaaaaataatgctaTCGATATAAACTACAATATTCGATTAAATGCAGAAAACCCTGAACAAGGAATGAGGCTGACTGATCTGCTTCGTGAATTAGAAGATATGTTTGACAACATTCTCAATGAAACAGCTCGACGACTTGACCTTTTTTTGGATCTTGGACGAGTCATCATTCATCACATGGGATTGTACAATCCTGT TTGTCAGTGCCACTACTGGTAA